The window CGGATTTGTGTCaaatcctccaaaagtagtgcattCTTCGAGGATCCAACACGGGTGCGAAAGCATTTTGGGGAGTCCGCACAATATTGCTTATTATCACTACTTATCAGGGAGTGACAGATACAAACCATTGCAGTATATTAACCGAAAATTTCCAAAAGCCTAAAGATATTATGCAAGATTCCAATGGCAACTTTATGTACTCAAAGGGTAAGGTGTTCCACCTTTCTAGTGTTACTAGCTACTCCTTGATTTGATTTTCTATCATCTTGCTCATCATAAGAGTTCCCTTTGAAACTAGAGCTAGCCTCTTCATTATCCGAGCAGCCCGGTCTTTCCGTTAGGAACTGTTCCCAAAAAACATCGTTCACTCGAACCGGAGTAGTTGCAGCCCCTTGCTTGTTACCAGTAGCATCATATGAAGGCGGCAAAGTTTTGTCATCATTAGGAGGACTTTTGCCACTGGCATCAGACTGTGATTCAGAATGTTTACCTATCTCTTGACCTATTTGTGGCATCCTCACTGAATGTTGATTTTTATCGACTTGTGAAAGACACGAAGCCAAAGAAAGATTCAGCTGACAGGAGATGTGACCGTCAACTTCCTCGTTAGATATCAGGCTTTGTGGCAAggaatgcagtcttgagctttcaACATTGCTTGCCGCACGAGGCAAAGATGAATCCATCTTCAACGTAAAAGATGTTCCTGTATCTGATAGTTCTATTGCTTCAGGGGTATAAATTACTCCCCCTGTTCGAAGTTGCACTTCTCTGGACCAACCTTCAGATATTCTCCTATGTGGGCTTCCACCATCTTCATTCGAACTTTGGGTGCTGCACGAAACAACATTGATATCCGAAACAGCAGGTGACAATTCAAGCCTGAGCTTATTTGAAAAGTCTTGGTTGCAAAGGTTCCCAAACTCAACTCTAGAACTGCTATGGTTGTCCACCAACATATTTTCTTGAACTGGTTGAGAGCTGTCGACTTGAGGTAATCGCCTCTTCTTGCTAAATGCAGAAATATCCATGGACTCGAGTTTCTGAGCAAGACGCTCAACGAAGTCAGGATTCAGAACCGCCTTCTCAACAAATGTCAGTAAACTCTCTTGCCTTTGTTCTATACTGCCAACCCGCACAGTCATTTCTTCTAGCTGCAGTTTTGCAGTAGAGTGTTGCTGTCTGAACCTTAAGACATTAGCTTCGAGCCCAGACTTTTCACGTGAAAGCTTATCAATCTCTTCCTCAAATGCAGCTCTTTCTGGATCAACTGTGGAACCAGGAGGGTGACTATGGCTGTGAATGGGTTTTCTACGATGAATATTCTTAAGTAGATGCTTCTGGTCTTTCATAAATTCCTCATTAGCAAATTCCCATCTTTCCGGATCAATCTTCCGGAAGCCCTGCAAATTAAGATATATTTATGATGACGTGATGATAAACTTAGATTAATTATGGCAGCAACTGAAAATCTCTAATGAGCAGGCGAAACATTAAATATTATTTCAGTAACTCAAGTTAAATCAGTAAATATAATGTACCAACAATATGAACTCATCAAATTTCATTTATCGCACATTTTGATCAATCAATCAGGTGTTGAAGATACTAATCCCATTAGCATTGAAGTAACCCGTTACAACTGAAGACAAAAGAAAGTACCCTGAAAGAATACCATCCCATTGGGAACTCTAAGAAACAAATTATTTCAAGAAGAAAAACAGACATTTTCATACAATTAAACTATACAATCGGTCCAAATGGAGCAAAATGAACAGTGATGAATCATATAGGCGATCCTACCTATGAATTGGAATACCCTTAACGATTAGGGAAGAGAAAGTTATGATTCAAATTCTCAAACTTCAAGGAATAACAAGCACTCACAGACACATGAGTTACTCATCATAGTATAAATTGTTTATTAGTATATAAATCTGACAGGAATTTGACATATATCCCAATATTGAATGTTGGCTAAAATGACTTACTGGGATTACATCACAAATCATGCAAATTTTAACAGTACTTCTTCCTTAACTTCCAGCAGCTGTTATTATTTACATGCCAGAGTGTGTCTTTAAATTTCTGGAAAAGTGAGAAAGTGTTTTTAACAGAGACAAATACTCTAAAGGCGGAGTAATCCTTCTTTCACAATCCCAAAAAATTTCAAGGGTTTCAATCAAACTTTCTCAATAGCTAGAACCATCttgataaaatcaatttcatcatACGGTAATTTCTAATCTATTGTCAGATTATCAGCTTTGCAGTTGCATAACGCATGCTTCTCTTCAACCATCAATCTGCAATTTGGCGAGTGAGAGAAGCTTTATCTCATTCATTGTGAACACTTCCTGTCGCTGTCAAGACCtattctcccccccccccaaactccAACCCCACCCCGTAACTTAAAGTTTCAACTTTTTAAGCTGAACCCATTTTGACAGAGAGAAGATTGATTCAAAAGATTCAACTTTTTGAGCTGAATCCACTTCGATTCAGATTCAATGTTTCAGCTGAATCCTTCAATACAAAGATTCAAATTTTCTTCTAAACCCATTTCGACAGAGATAAAATCAATCCAAAGATTCAATCTTTTCAGCTGAACCCTTCAATTGAAAGATTCAATTTTCAACAGAAAGATAACCAACTCAAAGTTTCAATTTTTAAACAGAATCCATTTCGACAGATAGAAAATCAATTCAATGATTCAATTTTTCAGCTGAACCCTTCAATTCAAAGATTCAAACCCATTTTGACAAAAAGAAAATCAATCCAAATGTTCAATTTTGAAGCAGAACCCGTTTCAATAGAAGTCTAAATCAATTAAAAAACACAGATAGATACAGATATAATATTTATGTGCGTGTAAGAGATAAAAGAGGGGGTGGGGAGGTTAAAATAGGCACACATAAGACTCAAAGATTCAATGTTTTAAGCAAACAGAGATAAAATCAATCCAAAGATTCAACTTTTCATCTAACCCATATCAACAGAAGTCAAAATCAATCAAAGATCCAATTTTTAAGCTGAACCCATTTCGTAATCGactcaaaaattcaattttgaaGCTGAAACCATTTCAACAGAGATAAAAATAATCCAAAAAATCaaattttcatctaaacccatttCAACAGAAATAAAATCAATTCAAAGATTGAATTTTTAAGCTGAACCCATttcaacaaagataaaataaatccAAGGATTTAATTCTTTAACTAAACCCATTTCAACAGAAGTCAAAATCAATCCAAATATTCAATTTTTAATCTAATCTCATCATAAAATCAATTCAAAGATTCAATTTTTAAGCATAACCCATTCCAACAAAAGTCAAAATCGATTAAAAAACacagatagatatagatataatgTGTGTGAGATAGAAGAGACGTAAATTTGACATACGTAAGTGTTGAGCTGACGAATAAAACTGGAGAAATT is drawn from Nicotiana tomentosiformis chromosome 12, ASM39032v3, whole genome shotgun sequence and contains these coding sequences:
- the LOC104106185 gene encoding heat stress transcription factor A-5, whose amino-acid sequence is MDVISATAAAGGGGGPAPFLLKTYEMVDDSQTDDIVSWTPTGHSFVVWNPPEFARILLPTYFKHNNFSSFIRQLNTYGFRKIDPERWEFANEEFMKDQKHLLKNIHRRKPIHSHSHPPGSTVDPERAAFEEEIDKLSREKSGLEANVLRFRQQHSTAKLQLEEMTVRVGSIEQRQESLLTFVEKAVLNPDFVERLAQKLESMDISAFSKKRRLPQVDSSQPVQENMLVDNHSSSRVEFGNLCNQDFSNKLRLELSPAVSDINVVSCSTQSSNEDGGSPHRRISEGWSREVQLRTGGVIYTPEAIELSDTGTSFTLKMDSSLPRAASNVESSRLHSLPQSLISNEEVDGHISCQLNLSLASCLSQVDKNQHSVRMPQIGQEIGKHSESQSDASGKSPPNDDKTLPPSYDATGNKQGAATTPVRVNDVFWEQFLTERPGCSDNEEASSSFKGNSYDEQDDRKSNQGVASNTRKVEHLTL